A DNA window from Myxococcota bacterium contains the following coding sequences:
- a CDS encoding glutathione S-transferase C-terminal domain-containing protein translates to MSQTYVDLATARDQSGLRVVLTQGVPGPWGEAAKGVLHAKGLAFTRVAQQGGADNDALFAWTGHRNAPVVVFDEQPPRTGWSEILWLAEHLAPEPSLLPDASEDRVACYGLSHLLMGEGGFGWCRRLMMFHGLMDAEGKLPEALQPTLGRMVVQYGYSRAAAEVAERRVVEILGLLSDRLAAQRAAGRDFLVGDRLSALDIYWAAMAALVAPLPPDVCAMPDMLRASYQNTGDRIAKAVDPELLAHRDRIYRDHLEFPLSL, encoded by the coding sequence GTGTCCCAAACCTACGTCGACCTCGCGACGGCGCGAGACCAGTCCGGCCTGCGCGTGGTCCTGACCCAGGGCGTGCCCGGGCCGTGGGGCGAGGCCGCGAAGGGCGTACTCCACGCGAAGGGCCTCGCCTTCACGCGGGTGGCCCAACAGGGCGGTGCCGACAACGACGCGCTCTTCGCGTGGACGGGGCACCGCAACGCCCCCGTCGTCGTCTTCGACGAGCAGCCGCCGCGGACCGGGTGGTCCGAGATCCTGTGGCTCGCGGAGCACCTGGCCCCCGAACCCTCGCTGCTCCCGGACGCCTCCGAAGACCGCGTCGCCTGCTACGGACTCTCCCATCTCTTGATGGGGGAGGGCGGCTTCGGCTGGTGCCGTCGCCTCATGATGTTCCACGGCCTGATGGACGCCGAGGGGAAGCTGCCCGAGGCCCTGCAGCCGACGCTCGGGCGGATGGTCGTCCAGTACGGCTACAGTCGCGCCGCTGCTGAGGTCGCCGAGCGACGGGTGGTCGAGATCCTCGGTCTGCTCTCGGACCGACTGGCCGCCCAGCGGGCCGCCGGCCGCGACTTCCTGGTGGGCGACCGACTCTCGGCTCTCGACATCTATTGGGCGGCGATGGCAGCGCTGGTCGCGCCGCTGCCGCCCGACGTGTGCGCCATGCCCGACATGCTGCGCGCCAGCTACCAGAACACGGGTGACCGGATCGCCAAGGCCGTCGATCCGGAGCTGCTCGCCCACCGCGATCGCATCTACCGGGATCACCTCGAGTTCCCGCTCTCCCTCTAG
- a CDS encoding ectonucleotide pyrophosphatase/phosphodiesterase — protein MSSRAALLAALLWWTSAGAWAADSEAPLEPTVIVISLDGVRHDYLERASFPALGRMARQGARAEALVPVYPSSTFPGHVSLATGTYPDVHGIVDNVFWDPARGRFDYANDASWIEAEPLWAAAERQGVPAATFFWVGSETDWRGVGARHRRAPFDSGIGEAEKVRQILAWLALPAAERPRLILSWWHGADRVGHSHGPDHPAVVESLSEQDAHLARLLAALDARNAWPHTTLLVVSDHGMTTAEHTIPLGETLSSAGVEARIETGAAVAHLFFEETDAVARAEAALEGLAGATVHRRAAFPRALRLTHPRRSGDLIVQATPPYTFRRGGLLATVGDLLGRRRGLHGYRASEPDMQGILLALGRGVAPGETLGPAAMIDVAATVSALLGIDPPAQSEGAPIPGIGPPLAQTSTPDPGSETGAAQRLR, from the coding sequence ATGAGCAGCCGCGCTGCGCTCCTGGCAGCCCTCCTGTGGTGGACGAGTGCGGGCGCCTGGGCCGCCGACTCCGAGGCGCCGCTCGAGCCCACGGTGATCGTGATCTCCCTCGACGGCGTGCGTCACGACTACCTCGAGCGGGCGTCCTTCCCGGCGCTGGGTCGCATGGCGCGGCAGGGCGCCCGGGCCGAAGCGCTGGTGCCCGTCTATCCGTCGAGCACGTTTCCGGGACACGTGTCGCTCGCGACGGGCACCTATCCCGACGTCCACGGGATCGTCGACAACGTGTTCTGGGACCCGGCGCGGGGCCGTTTCGACTACGCGAACGATGCGAGCTGGATCGAGGCCGAGCCGCTCTGGGCCGCCGCGGAACGGCAAGGGGTGCCGGCCGCCACCTTTTTCTGGGTCGGTTCGGAAACCGACTGGCGCGGCGTCGGCGCCCGCCACCGGCGCGCGCCCTTCGACAGCGGAATCGGCGAAGCCGAGAAGGTCCGCCAGATCCTCGCCTGGCTGGCGCTTCCGGCGGCCGAACGCCCCCGCCTGATCCTCTCCTGGTGGCATGGCGCCGACCGCGTGGGGCACAGCCACGGCCCCGACCACCCCGCGGTGGTCGAGAGCTTGTCGGAGCAGGACGCCCACCTCGCGCGCCTGCTGGCAGCGCTGGATGCGCGGAACGCCTGGCCCCACACCACGCTGTTGGTGGTGAGCGATCACGGCATGACGACCGCCGAGCACACGATTCCCCTGGGCGAGACGCTGTCGTCCGCCGGCGTGGAAGCGCGCATCGAAACGGGTGCCGCGGTCGCCCACCTGTTCTTCGAGGAGACCGATGCGGTCGCGCGCGCCGAGGCCGCACTCGAAGGCCTCGCCGGTGCGACCGTCCATCGACGCGCCGCGTTTCCCCGCGCCCTGCGGCTGACCCACCCGCGTCGCAGTGGGGATCTGATCGTGCAGGCGACGCCGCCGTATACCTTCCGCCGCGGAGGGCTACTCGCAACCGTGGGCGACCTGCTCGGTCGCCGCCGCGGACTCCACGGCTACCGCGCCAGCGAGCCCGACATGCAGGGCATCCTGCTCGCGCTGGGACGGGGCGTCGCACCCGGCGAGACGCTCGGCCCGGCTGCGATGATCGATGTCGCCGCCACCGTGAGCGCGCTGCTCGGGATCGATCCACCGGCCCAGTCGGAAGGCGCGCCGATCCCCGGGATCGGTCCACCGCTGGCGCAGACGAGCACTCCGGACCCGGGAAGCGAGACGGGCGCGGCTCAGCGCTTGCGGTGA
- a CDS encoding NUDIX hydrolase: MSGDDAGWRIRHSRTLFESAWFRLQQDDITLPNGDDITYTWVDHGGYVVVVPVLADGRVVMERVYRHTLGRTLLECPAGSLDGDAPLTAGARELEEETGYRAQQWQELATFSGSPGISNEQFHVLLARDLSDDGTLRRENTEQMEIELWSFDELHRMALSGEIDDGPSALALLVAAPALRA, translated from the coding sequence ATGTCGGGGGACGACGCCGGTTGGCGCATACGGCACTCACGCACGCTCTTCGAGAGCGCGTGGTTCCGCTTGCAGCAGGACGACATCACCCTCCCGAACGGGGACGACATCACCTACACCTGGGTCGACCACGGGGGCTACGTCGTCGTCGTCCCGGTGCTCGCCGATGGACGAGTCGTGATGGAGCGCGTCTACCGGCACACGCTCGGTCGCACCCTGCTCGAGTGCCCGGCAGGCAGCCTCGATGGAGACGCGCCGCTGACGGCGGGCGCGCGCGAACTCGAAGAGGAAACCGGCTACCGCGCCCAGCAGTGGCAGGAGCTCGCAACCTTCTCCGGGAGCCCCGGCATCAGCAACGAGCAGTTCCATGTGTTGCTGGCGCGCGACCTGAGCGACGACGGCACGCTGCGCCGCGAGAACACGGAGCAGATGGAGATCGAGCTCTGGTCCTTCGACGAGCTCCACCGCATGGCCCTCTCCGGTGAGATCGATGACGGGCCCTCGGCCCTGGCCTTGCTCGTCGCCGCGCCCGCGTTGCGTGCATGA
- the typA gene encoding translational GTPase TypA, with amino-acid sequence MEEPRKDLRNVAIIAHVDHGKTTLVDGLLRATGAFRENQEVAERVMDSEDLERERGITIHAKDTCVEFEGVQIHLVDTPGHADFGGEVERVLSMVDAVLLVVDSVEGVMPQTRFVVGKALAHGLRPVLVVNKIDRPEERAQAVVDEVFDLLVDLGASDEQLDFPVVYASAKQGTATLDVDNPGTDLRPLLDTLIAQVPAPVVDTEAPLQFQAVTLGYDSYLGRLVIGRVSRGRLVRGESVARVAEDGSSERFRVTKLLGARGLERVELEEAGAGELAVLAGVDSIEIGDTVCAPDALEPLPRISVDPPTVRVHFSANTSPLAGREGRFLTSRQIDERLQREALGNVSISVEESDTPETFLVAGRGELQLAVLIETMRREGYEFNVSRPEIIAREIDGQRSEPVEDVVIETPETAAGSVMEKLAQRRGRMESMEQRGDRVRLQFVVPSRGLFGYRNEFLSDTRGEGVLHRTVRGYEPWAGDLSSRGVGAIVATDAGKTTAYSLFSIQERATLFVTSGEPVYEGQVVGENRRRGDMNVNVVRAKKLTNIRAAGKDDATILTPPRKVEIEWALEWMEDDELLEVTPSTLRLRKRILSRSHRKR; translated from the coding sequence ATGGAAGAACCCAGAAAAGATCTCCGCAACGTCGCGATCATCGCCCACGTCGATCACGGCAAGACCACGCTCGTCGACGGGCTGCTGCGCGCCACGGGCGCGTTTCGCGAGAACCAGGAAGTCGCCGAGCGGGTCATGGACTCGGAAGACCTGGAGCGCGAGCGCGGCATCACGATTCACGCGAAGGACACCTGCGTCGAGTTCGAAGGCGTCCAGATCCACCTCGTCGACACGCCGGGCCACGCCGACTTCGGGGGCGAGGTCGAGCGCGTCCTGTCGATGGTCGACGCGGTGCTCCTGGTGGTCGACTCGGTCGAAGGCGTCATGCCCCAGACCCGCTTCGTCGTCGGTAAGGCCCTCGCTCATGGGCTGCGCCCGGTGCTGGTGGTCAACAAGATCGACCGCCCCGAAGAGCGCGCTCAGGCGGTGGTGGACGAGGTCTTCGATCTGCTGGTCGACCTCGGGGCCAGCGACGAACAGCTCGACTTCCCGGTGGTCTACGCCTCGGCGAAGCAGGGTACGGCGACCCTCGATGTCGACAACCCCGGAACGGATCTGCGGCCGCTGCTCGATACGCTGATCGCCCAGGTGCCCGCGCCGGTGGTCGATACCGAGGCGCCGCTCCAGTTCCAGGCCGTCACCCTCGGCTACGACAGCTACCTGGGCCGGCTGGTCATCGGGCGCGTGTCCCGCGGACGCCTCGTGCGCGGCGAGAGCGTCGCCCGCGTCGCGGAGGACGGCAGCTCGGAGCGCTTCCGCGTGACGAAGCTGCTGGGCGCGCGCGGCCTGGAGCGCGTGGAGCTCGAGGAGGCGGGGGCCGGCGAGCTCGCGGTCCTCGCGGGTGTCGACTCGATCGAGATCGGCGACACGGTCTGCGCCCCGGATGCGCTCGAGCCGCTTCCGCGCATCTCGGTGGACCCGCCCACCGTGCGCGTACACTTCTCCGCGAACACCTCGCCCCTGGCCGGACGCGAAGGACGCTTCCTCACCAGCCGTCAGATCGACGAGCGCCTGCAGCGCGAAGCGCTCGGCAACGTCTCGATCTCGGTGGAGGAGTCGGACACGCCCGAGACCTTCCTCGTGGCCGGACGCGGAGAACTTCAGCTCGCCGTGCTGATCGAGACGATGCGGCGCGAGGGCTACGAGTTCAACGTGTCGCGTCCCGAGATCATCGCCCGCGAGATCGACGGCCAGCGCAGCGAGCCCGTCGAGGACGTGGTGATCGAGACGCCCGAAACCGCGGCCGGCTCGGTGATGGAGAAGCTCGCCCAGCGCCGCGGTCGTATGGAGAGCATGGAGCAGCGCGGCGACCGCGTGCGTCTCCAGTTCGTGGTGCCGAGTCGCGGGCTCTTCGGCTACCGGAACGAGTTCCTCTCGGACACGCGGGGCGAGGGCGTCCTGCACCGCACCGTGCGCGGCTATGAACCGTGGGCCGGGGATCTCTCGAGCCGCGGGGTCGGCGCGATCGTCGCCACCGACGCGGGAAAGACGACGGCCTACAGCCTGTTCAGCATCCAGGAGCGGGCCACGCTGTTCGTGACCTCGGGCGAGCCCGTCTACGAGGGACAGGTGGTCGGTGAGAATCGCCGCCGCGGCGACATGAACGTGAACGTCGTGCGCGCGAAGAAGCTCACCAACATCCGCGCCGCGGGGAAGGACGACGCCACGATCCTGACGCCGCCGCGGAAGGTCGAGATCGAGTGGGCCCTCGAGTGGATGGAAGACGACGAGCTCCTCGAGGTGACGCCCAGCACGCTGCGCCTGCGCAAGCGGATCCTGTCTCGGAGTCACCGCAAGCGCTGA